A DNA window from Chryseobacterium sp. MEBOG06 contains the following coding sequences:
- the rplM gene encoding 50S ribosomal protein L13 → MNTLSYKTVSANKATANKEWVVVDAEGQPLGRLASTVAKILRGKHKTNFTPHVDCGDNVIVLNAGKITLSGNKWADKTYIWHTGYPGGQKSMTAAELQKKDSLKVLEKSVKGMLPKNRLGSAILKNLYLYEGTEHKHEAQQPKTINVNEFK, encoded by the coding sequence GTGAATACATTAAGTTACAAAACTGTTTCAGCGAACAAAGCTACTGCTAATAAAGAATGGGTTGTGGTAGACGCTGAAGGACAGCCGTTAGGAAGACTAGCTTCTACGGTTGCAAAGATTTTGAGAGGTAAGCACAAAACGAATTTTACACCTCACGTAGATTGTGGTGATAACGTAATCGTTTTGAATGCTGGGAAAATTACACTTTCCGGAAACAAGTGGGCTGATAAGACTTATATCTGGCATACAGGATACCCTGGTGGACAGAAGTCTATGACTGCGGCTGAACTTCAAAAGAAAGATTCTTTAAAAGTATTAGAAAAGTCTGTAAAAGGTATGTTACCAAAAAACAGATTAGGATCTGCTATTCTTAAGAACCTTTATTTATATGAAGGAACTGAGCACAAACATGAAGCTCAACAGCCGAAAACAATTAATGTTAACGAATTTAAATAA
- a CDS encoding methylmalonyl-CoA mutase family protein, giving the protein METQKYTPTNKVRIVTAASLFDGHDAAINIMRRVIQGTGCEVIHLGHDKSAEEVVNTAIQEDANAIALTSYQGGHNEYFKYIYDLLREKNSPQIKIFGGGGGVILPEEIKDLMDYGIDRIYSPDDGRELGLQGMIDDLVKRSDFATGKDVTAGDLDSISFENSTSIAKIISAVENFSEEKPDLVKAIDEKSKDLNIPIIGITGTGGAGKSSLTDELVRRFLRSNTDKKIAIISIDPSKKKTGGALLGDRIRMNAINDSRVYMRSMATRENNVSVSPFIHSALNVLKLAHPDVIILETSGIGQSGSEVSDFADVSMYVMTPEYGASTQLEKIDMLDYADLVALNKSDKRGALDALQAVRKQFQRNHLLWESPLDDMPVYATKASQFNDHGTTELYNRLISKVNDKFSDLNLKTFVEQEITEEVTIIPPKRVRYLSEIVENNRIYDATVEKQAELARKMYHIEGVKNILSNEILDAEYQKAEKDLQQENIDFLKTWDDTKKAFHEEFYSYFVRGKEIKVETSTESLSHLRIPKIALPKYTDWGDLIKWKGQENLPGGFPFTAGIYPFKRTGEDPTRMFAGEGGPERTNRRFHYVSAEMPAKRLSTAFDSVTLYGQDPALPPDIYGKIGNAGVSIATLDDAKKLYSGFDLVNALTSVSMTINGPAPMLLAFFMNAAIDQNVEKYIAEHGLESKVEAVLKAKFDDKGLERPKYNGELPPSNNGLGLKLLGITGDEVIPAEAYAEIKAKTIATVRGTVQADILKEDQAQNTCIFSTEFALRLMGDVQEYFITEKVRNFYSVSISGYHIAEAGANPVSQLAFTLANGFTYVEYYLSRGMDINDFAPNLSFFFSNGIDPEYSVIGRVARRIWAKAMKLKYGADERSQMLKYHIQTSGRSLHAQEIDFNDIRTTLQALYAIYDNCNSLHTNAYDEAITTPTEQSVRRAMAIQLIINKELGLAKNENPLQGSFIIEELTDLVEEAVYTEFDRITERGGVLGAMETMYQRSKIQEESMHYEWLKHTGEYPIIGVNTFLGKDGSPTVRPGEVIRSTEEEKQVQIETLHNFQKSNENKSEEALRKLQYAAINQQNLFGVMMDAVKYCSLGQITNALFEVGGKYRRNM; this is encoded by the coding sequence ATGGAAACCCAAAAATATACTCCAACCAACAAGGTAAGAATTGTAACAGCTGCCTCATTATTTGATGGGCATGATGCTGCAATCAATATTATGCGTCGTGTCATTCAGGGAACAGGATGCGAAGTGATCCACCTGGGACATGATAAGTCTGCAGAGGAAGTTGTGAATACTGCGATCCAGGAAGATGCTAATGCTATTGCACTGACATCATATCAGGGAGGTCACAATGAATATTTCAAATACATCTACGACCTGCTGAGAGAGAAAAACTCACCACAGATTAAAATCTTTGGCGGCGGCGGCGGTGTAATTCTTCCCGAAGAGATTAAGGATCTGATGGATTACGGGATCGACAGAATTTATTCTCCGGATGACGGCCGTGAGCTTGGCCTGCAGGGAATGATTGATGATCTGGTAAAAAGATCAGATTTTGCAACAGGAAAAGACGTTACAGCAGGTGATCTGGACTCCATCAGCTTTGAAAACTCTACAAGTATTGCCAAAATCATTTCTGCTGTTGAAAACTTTTCAGAAGAAAAACCTGATTTAGTAAAGGCTATTGACGAAAAATCAAAAGATTTAAATATTCCCATTATTGGTATCACAGGTACCGGTGGAGCGGGAAAATCATCTTTAACAGACGAGTTGGTAAGACGCTTTTTACGTTCCAATACTGATAAGAAAATCGCTATCATCTCCATTGACCCTTCTAAAAAGAAAACAGGAGGTGCCCTCTTAGGTGACAGAATTCGTATGAACGCGATCAATGATTCAAGAGTTTATATGCGTTCAATGGCAACCAGAGAAAACAATGTTTCTGTTTCTCCGTTTATTCATTCAGCATTAAATGTCCTTAAGCTGGCTCATCCTGATGTAATTATTCTTGAAACTTCAGGTATTGGACAATCAGGTTCAGAGGTTTCTGATTTTGCTGATGTTTCCATGTATGTAATGACTCCTGAATATGGAGCTTCCACTCAGCTGGAAAAAATTGATATGTTGGATTATGCTGATTTAGTTGCTTTAAATAAATCTGACAAACGTGGCGCTCTTGATGCTCTTCAGGCCGTAAGAAAGCAGTTCCAGAGAAACCATTTATTATGGGAAAGCCCATTGGATGATATGCCTGTTTATGCAACAAAAGCATCTCAGTTTAATGATCATGGAACGACAGAATTATACAACAGATTAATTTCAAAAGTAAACGATAAATTTTCCGATTTAAATCTAAAAACATTTGTTGAACAGGAAATTACTGAGGAAGTAACAATTATTCCTCCAAAAAGAGTTCGTTATCTGTCCGAAATTGTTGAAAACAACAGAATATATGATGCAACTGTTGAAAAACAGGCTGAATTGGCTAGAAAAATGTATCATATTGAAGGGGTAAAGAATATCCTTTCCAATGAAATTTTAGATGCTGAATATCAAAAAGCAGAAAAAGATCTTCAACAGGAAAATATTGACTTCCTGAAAACGTGGGACGATACGAAAAAAGCCTTTCATGAAGAGTTTTATTCTTATTTCGTTCGTGGAAAAGAAATTAAAGTTGAGACCTCTACAGAATCATTATCCCATTTAAGAATTCCAAAAATTGCTTTACCAAAATATACAGATTGGGGTGATCTGATCAAATGGAAAGGCCAGGAAAACCTTCCGGGAGGATTCCCTTTTACAGCAGGAATTTATCCTTTCAAAAGAACAGGTGAAGATCCTACAAGGATGTTTGCCGGAGAAGGAGGTCCGGAAAGAACCAACAGGAGATTCCATTATGTTTCTGCAGAAATGCCTGCAAAACGTTTATCTACTGCTTTTGACTCTGTTACTTTATATGGTCAGGATCCCGCTTTACCACCGGATATTTATGGAAAAATCGGAAATGCAGGAGTCTCTATTGCAACACTGGATGATGCCAAAAAACTGTATTCCGGATTTGATCTGGTGAATGCATTGACTTCAGTTTCAATGACCATCAACGGACCTGCCCCAATGCTTCTGGCTTTCTTCATGAATGCAGCCATCGACCAGAATGTTGAGAAATATATTGCTGAACATGGGCTGGAATCTAAAGTTGAAGCTGTTTTAAAAGCAAAATTTGATGATAAAGGATTAGAGAGACCAAAATACAATGGTGAACTTCCTCCGTCCAATAATGGTTTAGGATTAAAACTATTAGGAATTACAGGAGATGAGGTAATTCCTGCGGAAGCTTATGCTGAAATTAAGGCTAAAACGATTGCGACAGTTCGTGGTACCGTTCAGGCTGATATTTTAAAAGAAGACCAGGCTCAGAATACCTGTATTTTCTCTACTGAATTCGCCCTAAGGCTTATGGGGGATGTTCAGGAATATTTCATTACAGAAAAAGTAAGAAACTTCTACTCGGTTTCTATTTCCGGATATCACATTGCAGAAGCAGGAGCCAACCCGGTTTCTCAGTTAGCATTTACTCTGGCCAATGGTTTCACCTATGTGGAATATTATTTATCAAGAGGAATGGATATCAATGATTTTGCACCCAACCTATCATTCTTCTTCTCCAACGGTATTGATCCTGAATATTCAGTAATCGGACGTGTAGCAAGAAGAATCTGGGCAAAAGCAATGAAGTTAAAATACGGAGCAGACGAAAGAAGCCAGATGTTGAAATACCACATCCAGACTTCCGGACGTTCTCTACACGCTCAGGAAATTGATTTCAATGATATCAGAACAACGCTTCAGGCACTTTATGCGATCTACGACAACTGTAATTCTCTTCATACAAATGCTTACGATGAAGCTATTACCACACCTACAGAGCAGTCTGTAAGAAGAGCAATGGCCATTCAGTTGATTATCAATAAAGAATTAGGATTAGCTAAAAATGAAAATCCATTACAAGGTTCATTTATTATTGAAGAATTAACGGATCTTGTGGAGGAAGCTGTTTATACAGAATTCGACAGAATTACAGAAAGAGGCGGTGTTCTCGGAGCCATGGAAACCATGTACCAGCGCTCTAAAATCCAGGAAGAATCTATGCATTATGAATGGCTGAAGCATACAGGCGAATATCCTATTATCGGGGTTAACACTTTCCTTGGGAAAGACGGTTCTCCAACGGTTCGTCCGGGAGAGGTTATCCGTTCTACTGAAGAAGAAAAGCAGGTTCAGATTGAGACGCTTCATAATTTCCAGAAATCTAATGAAAATAAATCTGAGGAAGCCCTTAGAAAACTGCAAT
- a CDS encoding DUF3667 domain-containing protein produces MSHGKIREDKTCLNCGHQVEERYCPACGQENIERRQPFHFLFTHFVEDFTHYDGQFWGTVKNLLFKPGKLTNVYLEGKRQKFVPPVKLYIFVSFVTFFVFALFPMVNVNFGNRDDVASSKGKFIEKITSIDTQQMLDSIKAKKNLTAEDSLTIKGISALPDSAKIENLQETFEMDKKIDDNMGYGAYKTRKSYDSATAKSPSFFDFIQVPIAHKFFELKEKGITKEEILKNMMEKSFHNLPKALFIYLPLFAFFLWIFHSKKKWWYFDHGIFTLHYFSFLLMNILLIFLIAKLISLSNIGFINLLLYVLLSALLLYIIAYFFIAHRRVYHAHGIVSFFIGSMLFALNFFTFMVLVVGLALISFLMIH; encoded by the coding sequence ATGAGCCACGGAAAAATCAGAGAAGATAAAACCTGCTTAAACTGCGGGCATCAGGTCGAAGAAAGATACTGCCCGGCGTGTGGACAGGAAAATATCGAAAGACGCCAGCCTTTCCATTTTCTTTTCACCCACTTCGTTGAAGATTTCACCCATTATGACGGACAGTTTTGGGGAACCGTAAAAAATCTACTGTTTAAACCGGGGAAGCTTACCAATGTTTATCTGGAAGGTAAGAGACAGAAATTTGTACCTCCGGTAAAGCTATATATTTTTGTCAGTTTCGTTACCTTTTTTGTATTTGCTCTTTTTCCAATGGTCAACGTTAACTTTGGCAACAGAGACGACGTAGCTTCCAGCAAAGGAAAGTTTATCGAAAAAATAACATCTATTGATACTCAGCAAATGCTGGATAGTATAAAAGCAAAAAAAAATCTGACCGCAGAAGACTCCCTGACTATTAAAGGCATAAGTGCCCTTCCAGATTCTGCTAAAATAGAGAATTTGCAAGAGACGTTCGAAATGGACAAAAAAATTGATGACAATATGGGTTATGGGGCATACAAAACAAGGAAGTCTTATGATTCTGCAACAGCTAAAAGTCCCTCATTTTTTGATTTTATTCAGGTCCCGATCGCTCATAAGTTCTTTGAACTGAAAGAAAAGGGAATAACAAAAGAGGAGATTCTCAAAAATATGATGGAAAAATCATTTCATAATTTACCCAAGGCTCTTTTTATATACCTCCCTCTGTTTGCATTCTTTTTATGGATTTTCCACAGTAAGAAAAAGTGGTGGTATTTCGATCATGGAATTTTTACGCTCCATTATTTCTCATTCCTTTTAATGAATATTTTACTCATATTCCTTATTGCTAAACTGATCAGCCTGTCAAATATTGGATTTATCAATCTTCTTCTATATGTACTATTGTCTGCTCTGCTGCTATACATTATAGCCTATTTCTTCATCGCACACCGAAGAGTTTACCATGCCCATGGTATAGTGAGCTTTTTCATTGGAAGTATGCTGTTTGCCCTTAATTTCTTTACCTTTATGGTTTTAGTTGTAGGGCTTGCTCTGATAAGCTTCCTGATGATTCATTAA